One window from the genome of Pseudanabaena yagii GIHE-NHR1 encodes:
- a CDS encoding ABC transporter ATP-binding protein — protein sequence MVQNAAKTSFIALENIGKSYLQPNGQTISIIENINCQLQVGEIIALLGPSGSGKSTIMRMIAGLIPPSSGRVLYYNRPLVGLNPGVAIVFQNFALYPWLTVLENVELGLKAKGEPKDTRLQKALRMIDVIGLDGFENAYPKELSGGMRQRVGFARALAVEPELLCMDEPFSALDVLTAENLRFELLDLWLEKRIPTKSILIVTHGIEEAVTLADRVIVLGRNPGRIRADLPITLPHYRDRKSPEFQALVDQVYKILTNPDLPDISTQPTTTSSIPTTKPPSQPKYQSLPHVRIGSVAGLLELLEGRQEKDIYRIAQELLLEVDDLLPIVDASKLMELVAVTEGDIQLSANGEKFINSNIDERKAIIRDLLQQHIRLVQQICQLLLAKRNHRISEELVLDILENYFTSKEAQRQLRTAMDWGRYAELFSYDEPSGEIFIEDSAVELFDYRDSSDSILIDESNHQIEDDNP from the coding sequence AGTAGGTGAAATTATTGCGTTGTTAGGTCCTTCGGGATCTGGCAAATCAACAATTATGCGAATGATTGCAGGTTTGATTCCACCTTCTAGCGGCAGGGTGTTGTATTACAATCGTCCTCTAGTGGGCTTAAATCCTGGAGTCGCGATCGTCTTTCAAAATTTTGCACTTTACCCTTGGCTCACGGTTCTCGAAAATGTGGAACTGGGATTGAAAGCCAAGGGGGAACCAAAGGATACAAGATTACAAAAAGCACTCCGCATGATCGATGTCATTGGCTTAGATGGCTTTGAAAACGCCTATCCTAAAGAACTTTCAGGTGGAATGCGGCAACGTGTTGGTTTTGCAAGAGCTTTGGCTGTTGAACCTGAGCTATTGTGCATGGACGAGCCATTTTCAGCTCTAGATGTACTGACGGCAGAAAACTTGCGCTTTGAACTACTTGACCTATGGCTTGAAAAAAGAATTCCCACTAAATCGATTTTAATCGTGACTCATGGGATCGAAGAAGCAGTGACACTTGCCGATCGCGTGATTGTATTAGGTCGCAACCCCGGACGGATTCGTGCCGATTTGCCAATCACGTTACCCCATTATCGCGATCGCAAAAGCCCTGAATTCCAAGCTTTAGTTGACCAAGTTTATAAAATCCTCACTAATCCCGATCTCCCTGATATTTCCACACAGCCCACCACCACTTCTTCTATCCCGACAACCAAACCACCTTCTCAACCGAAATATCAATCTTTGCCCCATGTGCGGATTGGATCAGTAGCTGGTTTATTGGAACTACTTGAAGGTCGGCAAGAGAAGGATATTTATCGTATTGCCCAAGAACTGTTATTAGAAGTCGATGATTTACTCCCAATTGTTGATGCGAGTAAATTAATGGAACTAGTTGCTGTTACTGAGGGGGATATTCAACTGTCAGCCAATGGAGAGAAGTTTATCAATAGTAATATTGATGAACGCAAAGCAATTATTCGTGATTTGTTGCAGCAACACATTCGCTTAGTCCAACAGATTTGTCAGCTTTTATTAGCTAAACGCAATCATCGGATTTCTGAGGAACTAGTTCTCGATATCCTAGAGAATTATTTCACTAGTAAAGAAGCGCAACGACAACTCAGGACAGCAATGGATTGGGGTCGCTATGCTGAGCTATTTAGTTATGATGAGCCTTCAGGAGAAATCTTTATCGAAGATAGTGCCGTTGAATTATTTGACTATCGTGATTCCTCAGATTCTATCCTCATTGATGAGAGTAACCATCAAATTGAAGATGATAACCCATAG